The stretch of DNA GACGGAGATGGGTCACTTAATATTATTCATACGAGACCTAGATGTTGCAGAGGGTAAAGGAGAGGGATTTGAAATTCATCCACAAATCAAAGTACCTACTTCTGCCAAGATATTTAATAAAAAAGCGACGAATTCATTCTATGGAACACCATTATTAGAGGTACTTCATGATAACCAAATCGAACATCTAATCATAATGGGATGCAAAACAGAGTACTGCATTGATACGGCTGTAAGAGCTGCTACCGTAAGTGGATTTGATGTTACACTTGTTGAAGATGGACATTCAACAACTAGTAGCTTAACATTATCAGCTGAACAAATTATAAAACATCATAACAAAATCCTACATGGTCATGACAATGTTGACCATTTTTCAGTAGTGAGAAAAACAGAAGAGGATTTATTCCAACCGATCCATAACAATTATAGATAAAAATAAAATTCAAGTTATGGGGAAGGTTGTTTTATTAAACTTTAAAGTATTAATGATGTA from Cytobacillus dafuensis encodes:
- a CDS encoding cysteine hydrolase family protein produces the protein MNQALLIIDAQQELIEGKDGEPCVFNKDDLLNNINTVIEKATEMGHLILFIRDLDVAEGKGEGFEIHPQIKVPTSAKIFNKKATNSFYGTPLLEVLHDNQIEHLIIMGCKTEYCIDTAVRAATVSGFDVTLVEDGHSTTSSLTLSAEQIIKHHNKILHGHDNVDHFSVVRKTEEDLFQPIHNNYR